A single region of the Candidatus Zixiibacteriota bacterium genome encodes:
- the glnD gene encoding [protein-PII] uridylyltransferase: MDAVALSHSILEQTRDIADPAALARAFVKAGRAALWERHRAGAGGTEIASAYATMMDHLIRHLFSAISEEFLARYPTRSPNCAVVAQGGYGRGELCPYSDIDLLFLHSWKPSAYVESVTEKLLYALWDAGLQVGHATRSVADCIRLGTLDLKVKTALLDARYLCGDFALYQTFEAAVEHKLARRRAYRFIQEKLAESRARRASYGGSVYMLQPEIKEGEGGLRDIHTARWIARVKENARDFDDLVRKGIVSAADVRKLKEAQDFLLRVRNELHFSAGKHQDQLTFDDQERVSRAFGYEGEGKLKGVEVFMRQYYLQASEVSRVTSLIIHRLTESQRSFLGGAYSLAKTLRDGVVVHKGQLRVTRPEILRAEPGNLMRVFADLQKSRCELSHETRELLRDHLDLIDEKFRRSAAANLPFFEILKWKDRVYETLLEMHRCGVLGAFIPEFGRLLCMALHDAYHVYTVDQHSLRLIQEIERLKSGAYNDSLPLLTQLAREADKIELLYLGLLFHDIGKGFGGGHSEIGARMVRQIARRMRLNVDDTALVEFLVRHHLLMTHTAFRRDLEDEKTIIGFARTMGSIRNLKMLYLLTFADVKAVGPDVWNPWKASLLGELYVKALDVLEEMEKGELPRRNVQAILRRTARRLRRRLEERHPEERVRHFLETMPDRYFLATPEDEIAAHFELMEQFTGKGAVTAVQHFPEKDCSSFVVCAMDRPGLFAAITGVLAAMNLDILNARIFTASDGRILDVFRVAHRGRSEPVMDAQKWERVRAALDGVLAGRIDVARLVASSPGSALFRKRVPKVATSIEIDNEASDGFTIVEVYTEDRIGVLFTITYALHRLGLSIHVAKISTNVDQVADVFYVTDERGEKIHDAGRLEAIRRSLYETLAPQPDEGLAQPAR; encoded by the coding sequence ATGGACGCCGTAGCGTTGTCCCACTCGATTCTCGAGCAGACCCGCGACATCGCCGACCCGGCGGCGCTCGCCCGGGCGTTCGTCAAGGCCGGCCGGGCCGCTCTGTGGGAGCGCCACCGCGCGGGCGCCGGCGGCACCGAGATCGCCTCCGCGTACGCGACGATGATGGACCATCTGATCCGTCATCTCTTTTCCGCCATCAGCGAGGAATTCCTGGCGCGTTACCCGACCCGCAGCCCCAACTGCGCCGTGGTCGCGCAGGGAGGCTACGGGCGCGGCGAGCTCTGTCCCTATTCGGATATCGACCTCCTGTTCCTCCATTCCTGGAAACCCTCGGCCTACGTGGAGTCCGTGACGGAAAAGCTGCTCTACGCGCTGTGGGACGCCGGTCTCCAGGTAGGGCACGCGACGCGCAGCGTCGCGGACTGCATCCGCCTGGGCACACTCGACCTTAAGGTCAAGACGGCGCTGCTCGACGCGCGCTACCTGTGCGGCGACTTCGCGCTCTATCAGACCTTCGAGGCGGCGGTCGAGCACAAGCTCGCGCGGCGCCGCGCCTACCGCTTCATCCAGGAAAAGCTGGCGGAGAGCCGGGCCCGGCGGGCGAGCTACGGCGGCTCGGTCTACATGCTCCAGCCGGAGATCAAGGAAGGCGAGGGCGGGCTGCGCGACATTCACACGGCGCGCTGGATCGCGCGGGTGAAGGAAAATGCGCGCGATTTCGACGACCTGGTGCGCAAGGGGATCGTCTCCGCGGCCGACGTGCGCAAGCTCAAGGAGGCCCAGGACTTCCTGTTGCGCGTGCGCAACGAGCTCCATTTTTCCGCCGGCAAGCATCAGGACCAGCTTACCTTCGACGACCAGGAGCGGGTAAGCCGGGCTTTCGGCTACGAGGGCGAGGGCAAGCTCAAAGGCGTCGAGGTCTTCATGCGGCAGTACTATCTCCAGGCGTCGGAGGTGAGCCGCGTCACCTCCCTGATCATCCACCGTCTGACCGAGAGCCAGCGCTCGTTCCTCGGCGGCGCCTACTCCCTGGCGAAAACGCTGCGCGACGGCGTCGTCGTCCACAAGGGGCAGCTCCGGGTCACCCGTCCCGAGATCCTGCGGGCGGAGCCCGGGAATCTCATGCGCGTCTTCGCCGACCTCCAAAAAAGCCGCTGCGAGCTCAGCCACGAAACCCGCGAGCTCCTGCGGGACCACCTGGACCTGATCGACGAGAAGTTCCGCCGCTCGGCGGCCGCGAACCTGCCGTTCTTCGAGATCCTGAAGTGGAAGGACCGCGTCTACGAGACGCTGCTCGAAATGCACCGCTGCGGCGTGCTCGGAGCGTTCATTCCGGAATTCGGACGGCTGCTCTGCATGGCGCTGCACGACGCCTATCACGTCTACACCGTCGACCAGCACTCGCTGCGCCTGATCCAGGAGATCGAGCGGCTCAAGAGCGGCGCCTACAACGACTCGCTCCCGCTGCTGACGCAGCTCGCCCGCGAGGCCGACAAGATCGAGCTGCTCTACCTCGGGCTCCTGTTCCACGACATCGGCAAAGGGTTCGGGGGCGGCCATTCGGAGATCGGCGCGCGCATGGTGCGGCAGATCGCGCGGCGCATGCGCCTCAACGTCGACGACACGGCGCTCGTCGAGTTCCTCGTGCGCCACCACCTCCTGATGACCCACACCGCGTTCAGGCGCGATCTCGAGGACGAAAAAACGATCATCGGCTTCGCCCGCACGATGGGGAGCATCCGGAATCTCAAGATGCTCTACCTCCTGACCTTCGCCGACGTGAAAGCGGTCGGGCCGGACGTCTGGAATCCGTGGAAGGCCTCGCTCCTGGGAGAGCTGTACGTGAAGGCCCTGGACGTGCTCGAGGAGATGGAAAAGGGCGAGCTGCCGCGGCGAAACGTCCAGGCGATCCTGCGGCGGACCGCCCGGCGGCTGCGCCGCCGGCTCGAGGAGCGACACCCCGAGGAGCGCGTCCGCCATTTCCTCGAGACGATGCCGGATCGCTATTTCCTCGCCACCCCGGAGGACGAGATCGCGGCCCATTTCGAGCTGATGGAACAGTTCACCGGCAAGGGCGCCGTGACCGCCGTGCAACATTTCCCCGAAAAAGACTGCAGCTCGTTCGTCGTCTGCGCCATGGATCGCCCGGGCCTCTTCGCCGCCATCACGGGCGTCCTCGCGGCGATGAACCTCGACATCCTCAACGCCCGCATCTTCACCGCGAGCGACGGCCGTATTCTCGACGTTTTCCGCGTGGCGCACCGGGGGAGGTCCGAGCCGGTCATGGACGCGCAGAAATGGGAGCGCGTCCGGGCGGCGCTCGACGGGGTGCTCGCAGGGCGAATCGACGTCGCGCGTCTGGTGGCGTCGTCGCCGGGCTCGGCGCTGTTCCGCAAGCGCGTGCCGAAGGTCGCGACCTCGATCGAAATCGACAACGAGGCGTCCGACGGCTTCACGATCGTCGAGGTCTACACCGAGGACCGGATCGGCGTCCTGTTCACGATCACCTACGCGCTCCACCGCCTGGGCCTCTCGATTCACGTCGCCAAGATCTCCACGAACGTCGATCAGGTCGCCGACGTCTTCTACGTCACCGACGAGCGGGGGGAAAAGATCCACGATGCCGGGCGCCTGGAGGCGATCCGGCGGTCCCTCTACGAAACGCTGGCGCCGCAACCCGATGAAGGACTCGCTCAGCCCGCCCGTTGA
- a CDS encoding N-acetylmuramoyl-L-alanine amidase has product MKTKKAHGLLLQALTGFALAALLGGAALSDEAAPPPAGEKEPAPARAGAAGPVERATVGAVRFLSSRNYTRVTIDLSRAVLYETHRLKEDPARGLPPRIYIDIFGAQLGAGSREPIPVRDGLLRQVRVGQFSSDVVRVVLDASSVVSHQAFLLPDPYRLVVDIHGKGDSNGPAAAPAAKKLAPARAPKGNGASEIAGIRKIVLDPGHGGKDPGAIGFGGIAEKDVVLSVAKKLARKLRKEMGVEVILTRNDDRFISLEDRTAIANAENADLFISLHTNASPNGEARGLETYYLDNTTDEAAIRLAARENGTSRKNVSDLQFILSDMVQNMKLEDSITLAHRMHGSLVAGMSKKMGEVRDLGVKKALFYVLVGARMPSVLVELFFITHRDEGRLMARDSYQDALVDALYDGIRKYGETATAMKTL; this is encoded by the coding sequence GTGAAAACGAAGAAGGCGCACGGGTTGCTGCTTCAGGCGCTGACGGGTTTCGCCCTGGCCGCGCTTCTCGGGGGCGCCGCGCTTTCCGACGAAGCCGCGCCGCCGCCCGCGGGCGAAAAAGAGCCCGCTCCCGCCCGGGCGGGAGCCGCGGGTCCGGTGGAGCGGGCCACGGTCGGCGCCGTGCGCTTTCTTTCGTCCAGGAACTACACCCGGGTCACCATCGATCTCTCGCGTGCGGTTCTTTACGAGACGCATCGCTTGAAGGAAGACCCGGCCCGGGGCCTGCCGCCGCGGATCTATATCGACATCTTCGGAGCGCAGCTCGGGGCGGGGTCCAGAGAGCCGATCCCGGTCCGGGACGGGTTGCTGCGTCAGGTGCGCGTCGGACAGTTCAGCTCGGACGTGGTGCGCGTGGTGCTCGACGCCAGCAGCGTGGTATCGCACCAGGCCTTTTTGTTGCCCGACCCCTACCGGCTGGTCGTCGACATCCATGGCAAGGGCGACAGCAACGGCCCTGCGGCGGCGCCGGCGGCGAAAAAGCTCGCGCCGGCGCGTGCGCCGAAAGGCAACGGCGCATCGGAGATCGCCGGCATCCGCAAGATCGTCCTCGACCCCGGGCACGGCGGCAAGGACCCCGGGGCGATCGGTTTCGGCGGCATCGCGGAAAAGGACGTCGTTCTCAGCGTCGCGAAGAAGCTCGCGCGGAAGCTGAGAAAGGAGATGGGCGTCGAGGTGATCCTCACCCGCAACGACGATCGTTTCATCAGCCTGGAGGATCGGACCGCGATCGCCAACGCCGAGAACGCGGACCTGTTCATCTCGCTGCACACCAACGCGAGCCCCAACGGCGAGGCGAGGGGGCTCGAGACCTATTACCTGGACAACACCACCGACGAGGCGGCGATCCGCCTGGCGGCGCGCGAGAACGGCACCTCGCGCAAGAACGTCTCCGACCTGCAGTTCATCCTGAGCGACATGGTGCAGAACATGAAGCTCGAGGACTCGATCACCCTCGCTCATCGCATGCACGGGTCGCTGGTCGCCGGCATGTCGAAGAAGATGGGCGAGGTGAGGGATCTCGGCGTCAAGAAGGCCCTGTTCTACGTGCTCGTCGGAGCGCGGATGCCCAGCGTGCTCGTGGAGCTGTTCTTCATCACCCATCGGGACGAGGGCCGGCTGATGGCCCGGGATTCCTATCAGGACGCGCTCGTCGACGCCCTGTACGACGGGATCCGGAAGTACGGGGAGACGGCCACGGCGATGAAAACCTTGTGA
- the mutS gene encoding DNA mismatch repair protein MutS codes for METAKITPMMQQYLRIKERYRDAILFFRLGDFYEMFFEDAERASRILDIALTSRNKSEEAAVPLCGVPYHSAEPYIQKLLEAGHKVAVCEQVEDPRTARGVVQREVVRVITPGTVTAVESLDARGNNFLAAVFRREERFGLAAADITTGEFRCTGLAEEQSLLDEIARIRPSEILVADRDRPLRSRLQKAFPRAHLTAVPEASFSDGAARRLRSGSGPEALRAASAIESYLEANAPEALKVLREIEPYEASRYLVVDETTRANLELVASNRGERGGSLLGLIDRTVTPMGARRLRQWLLYPLLDVAAIEERQDAVQALVDDFDLRRDLRSALGGIQDLERLAGRVASGSASPKDLAAVKEALGRVAVLRRRLEGAPSRLLASIGSRLAELPDVVALLERAIVDQPPFSLKDGNTIREGFDAELDEIRGARAHAKQWIARFEAAERQRTGIASLKVRYNRVFGYYIEVTRANIKAVPPNYLRKQTLVNGERYITPELKEHEAKILNSESLIEKLEQALFAGVREQVASRYAELRATSGALGELDALVSLAEVALSRHFVRPKVDDGLALSIREGRHPVVEEAMGRGAFVPNDCRLDPETTQIVLLTGPNMAGKSTYMRQVALIVILAQMGSFVPASEAAIGLVDRVFTRIGAGDALAQGESTFMVEMKETANILRHATRRSLIVLDEVGRGTSTYDGVSIAWAVAEWLHDLDARPRTLFATHYHELADLPQSKERIKNYNFAVREWQGEIIFLRTLAEGASSRSYGIHVARLAGLPAPVIDRAREILRRLEATSEIPEPSGAAPGPHEAPRQMPLFDTGDRRLREELRKLDVTRLTPLDALNLLHRLSEEAKR; via the coding sequence ATGGAAACTGCCAAAATCACCCCGATGATGCAGCAGTACCTCCGGATCAAGGAGCGGTACCGGGACGCGATACTGTTCTTTCGCCTGGGGGATTTCTACGAGATGTTCTTCGAGGACGCCGAACGCGCTTCCCGCATCCTCGACATCGCGCTCACCTCGCGCAACAAGAGCGAGGAGGCCGCCGTGCCGCTGTGCGGGGTGCCGTATCACTCGGCGGAACCTTACATTCAGAAGCTTCTGGAAGCGGGCCACAAGGTCGCGGTCTGCGAGCAGGTGGAGGATCCCAGGACCGCCCGGGGCGTGGTGCAGCGCGAGGTCGTCCGGGTCATCACCCCCGGGACGGTCACGGCGGTCGAATCCCTCGACGCGCGCGGCAACAACTTCCTCGCGGCGGTGTTCCGCCGCGAGGAGCGGTTCGGGCTGGCGGCGGCCGACATCACCACCGGAGAGTTCCGCTGCACCGGGCTGGCGGAAGAGCAGTCGCTGCTGGACGAGATCGCCCGTATCCGGCCGAGCGAGATCCTGGTGGCCGACCGCGACCGTCCGCTGCGGAGCCGGCTGCAGAAGGCTTTCCCGCGCGCGCACCTCACCGCCGTGCCCGAAGCCTCTTTTTCCGACGGCGCCGCGCGCCGGCTGCGGTCCGGGAGCGGCCCCGAGGCGCTCCGCGCCGCCTCGGCGATCGAAAGCTACCTGGAAGCCAACGCTCCGGAAGCGCTGAAGGTGCTTCGGGAGATCGAGCCGTACGAGGCGTCCCGCTATCTCGTGGTCGACGAGACCACCCGCGCCAACCTCGAGCTCGTCGCCAGCAACCGCGGTGAGCGCGGTGGATCGCTGCTCGGGCTCATCGACCGGACCGTGACGCCCATGGGAGCCCGCCGCCTGCGCCAGTGGCTGCTCTATCCGCTTCTCGACGTGGCGGCGATCGAGGAGCGCCAGGACGCCGTGCAGGCGCTCGTGGACGACTTCGATCTGCGCCGCGACCTGAGGAGCGCGCTCGGCGGGATCCAGGACCTCGAAAGGCTCGCCGGGCGGGTGGCCTCCGGAAGCGCCTCGCCGAAAGATCTGGCGGCGGTGAAGGAAGCCCTCGGGCGCGTCGCCGTGCTTCGTCGGCGGCTCGAGGGGGCGCCGTCGCGCCTGCTGGCTTCGATCGGTTCGCGCCTCGCCGAGCTTCCCGACGTCGTCGCCCTCCTCGAACGCGCCATCGTGGACCAGCCGCCGTTCTCCCTGAAAGACGGCAACACGATCCGCGAAGGCTTCGACGCCGAGCTGGACGAGATCCGCGGCGCTCGGGCGCACGCCAAGCAGTGGATCGCCCGCTTCGAAGCGGCCGAGCGGCAGCGAACGGGGATCGCTTCGCTCAAGGTGCGCTACAACCGGGTGTTCGGCTACTATATCGAGGTCACCCGGGCGAACATCAAGGCGGTACCGCCGAATTACCTCCGCAAGCAGACGCTCGTCAACGGGGAGCGCTACATCACGCCGGAGCTCAAGGAGCACGAGGCGAAGATCCTGAACTCCGAAAGCCTGATCGAGAAGCTCGAGCAGGCGCTGTTCGCCGGGGTGCGCGAGCAGGTGGCGTCGCGCTACGCCGAGCTCAGGGCCACGAGCGGCGCCCTGGGAGAGCTGGACGCGCTGGTGTCGCTGGCGGAGGTGGCGCTGTCGCGCCACTTCGTGCGCCCGAAGGTCGACGACGGGCTTGCGCTGTCGATCCGCGAAGGGCGCCACCCCGTCGTCGAGGAAGCGATGGGCCGCGGCGCCTTCGTGCCCAACGACTGCCGGCTGGACCCGGAGACGACGCAGATCGTGCTGCTGACCGGGCCCAACATGGCGGGCAAGTCGACCTACATGCGCCAGGTCGCCTTGATCGTGATCCTGGCGCAGATGGGGAGCTTCGTGCCGGCGAGCGAGGCCGCGATCGGGCTCGTCGATCGGGTCTTCACGCGCATCGGCGCGGGCGACGCGCTGGCTCAGGGAGAGTCGACGTTCATGGTCGAGATGAAGGAGACCGCGAACATCCTCCGTCACGCGACGCGCCGGAGCCTGATCGTCCTCGACGAGGTGGGCCGCGGCACGAGCACCTACGACGGGGTGTCGATCGCCTGGGCGGTCGCGGAGTGGCTGCACGATCTGGACGCCCGCCCGAGAACCCTGTTCGCCACGCACTACCACGAGCTGGCGGACCTGCCGCAGAGCAAGGAGCGGATCAAGAACTACAACTTCGCGGTGCGCGAGTGGCAGGGCGAGATCATCTTCCTGCGAACCCTCGCCGAAGGAGCGTCCAGCCGCAGTTACGGCATCCACGTCGCGCGCCTGGCCGGCCTCCCCGCGCCGGTGATCGACCGGGCGAGAGAGATCCTGCGCCGGCTCGAGGCCACGAGCGAGATCCCGGAACCTTCAGGAGCCGCGCCGGGGCCCCACGAGGCGCCACGTCAGATGCCGCTGTTCGACACCGGCGACCGCCGGCTGCGCGAGGAGCTGCGCAAGCTCGACGTGACGCGCCTCACGCCGCTCGACGCGCTGAACCTGCTCCACCGGCTGTCCGAGGAAGCGAAACGGTGA
- a CDS encoding MerR family transcriptional regulator: MEAYDSKTASRIVGVSLRQIQYWDERGFIRPSVRLARGRGTRRLYSFHDLICLKVMKDLSRRGLSPQKVRRCLSPLRRYPPAGARETETLRYLTDGEELFVITDDREKILEAMKRRFILSLGIGSLVRDLSLQVRQTAGTARRRRTRPQPCGAKASGAA, translated from the coding sequence ATGGAAGCGTACGACAGCAAGACCGCAAGCCGGATCGTCGGCGTTTCGCTCCGCCAGATCCAGTATTGGGACGAGCGGGGATTCATCCGGCCGTCCGTGCGGCTGGCGCGCGGCCGGGGCACGCGGCGGCTCTATTCGTTTCACGACCTGATCTGTCTCAAGGTCATGAAGGACCTCAGCCGGCGCGGCCTGAGCCCGCAGAAGGTGCGCCGCTGCCTGTCGCCGCTGCGGCGCTATCCGCCGGCCGGGGCCCGGGAGACGGAAACGCTCAGATATCTCACCGACGGAGAGGAGCTGTTCGTCATCACCGACGACCGCGAAAAGATTCTCGAGGCGATGAAGCGCCGGTTCATCCTCTCGCTCGGCATCGGCAGCCTGGTGCGCGATCTCAGCCTGCAGGTGCGCCAGACCGCCGGCACCGCCCGGCGCCGGCGGACCCGCCCGCAGCCTTGCGGCGCCAAGGCTTCCGGTGCGGCGTGA
- a CDS encoding flavin reductase family protein — protein MKAASTMANDVTIEPQELRRVMGHFATGVTVITTRDKEGRHYGLTANAFMSLSLDPPLVVISVDKTAQCYFCFAESKVFNVNVLSEEQEEISRRFATKGVDKFAGLKWRPADNGAALIDGAMAHIECKVVRSHDGGDHTILIGEITRTGASGGRPLLFFQGRYERLGRA, from the coding sequence ATGAAAGCAGCTTCCACGATGGCGAACGACGTGACGATCGAGCCTCAGGAGTTGCGCCGCGTCATGGGCCATTTTGCGACCGGCGTAACCGTCATCACCACCCGCGACAAGGAGGGCCGGCACTATGGTCTCACGGCCAACGCCTTCATGTCGCTTTCCCTCGACCCGCCGCTCGTGGTCATCAGCGTCGACAAGACCGCTCAATGCTACTTCTGCTTCGCGGAATCCAAGGTCTTCAACGTAAACGTCCTGAGCGAGGAGCAGGAGGAGATATCGCGCCGGTTCGCCACCAAGGGAGTCGACAAGTTCGCCGGACTCAAGTGGCGGCCGGCGGACAACGGGGCGGCGCTGATCGACGGCGCCATGGCGCACATCGAGTGCAAGGTCGTGCGCTCGCACGACGGCGGCGACCACACGATCCTGATCGGCGAGATCACTCGCACCGGCGCGTCGGGAGGGCGACCACTGCTCTTCTTCCAGGGTCGCTACGAGCGCCTGGGACGAGCCTGA
- a CDS encoding MBL fold metallo-hydrolase, whose translation MPGEEIFFEQIRSAGCLSYLLGCKAERACVLIDPELSKAEDYVGLARFFDASILYAIDTHTHADHNSACKVLRERHGIPVVMHRLAEAPYVDLRVDDGDEIRFGRQALTVLYTPGHTPDAVCLLFRDRIFTGDTLLIGGCGRTDLPGGDAEQQFDSLRRLEALADDVRVYPGHDYREAVSTLGEEKRQNPRLRVASRDEFVRVMTARRPPLPRKIAQALEWNRTPIQGTQRGSGEGI comes from the coding sequence ATGCCAGGAGAAGAGATCTTTTTCGAGCAGATTCGTTCGGCGGGTTGTCTTTCGTATCTGCTGGGCTGCAAGGCCGAACGCGCCTGCGTGCTGATCGATCCCGAGCTCAGCAAGGCCGAGGACTACGTCGGGCTGGCTCGCTTCTTCGACGCCTCGATCCTTTACGCGATCGACACGCATACCCACGCGGATCACAATTCCGCATGCAAGGTCCTGCGCGAGCGCCACGGCATCCCGGTCGTGATGCACCGGCTCGCCGAGGCTCCCTACGTCGACCTTCGCGTCGACGACGGCGACGAGATCCGCTTCGGGCGCCAGGCGCTCACGGTCCTCTACACGCCCGGCCACACCCCGGACGCGGTCTGCCTGCTGTTCCGCGACCGCATCTTCACCGGGGACACGCTGTTGATCGGCGGTTGCGGCCGCACCGATCTCCCGGGAGGCGACGCGGAACAGCAGTTCGACAGCCTGCGCCGGCTCGAGGCGCTTGCCGACGACGTCCGCGTGTATCCGGGGCACGACTATCGCGAAGCGGTCTCCACGCTCGGCGAGGAAAAGCGGCAGAACCCGCGGCTGCGGGTCGCCTCGCGGGACGAGTTCGTCCGTGTGATGACTGCGCGCAGGCCGCCGCTGCCTCGCAAGATCGCGCAGGCGCTGGAATGGAACCGCACGCCGATCCAGGGCACGCAACGCGGAAGCGGCGAAGGAATCTGA